A genomic window from Purpureocillium takamizusanense chromosome 2, complete sequence includes:
- a CDS encoding uncharacterized protein (COG:A~EggNog:ENOG503P2UD): MSDTAKPEESPAAAPEREPETDIAASEEEEITAMKRRVAEMEEEAKKLREMQATLEQQSADLADDKESVDARSIFVGNVDYSASPEEIQAHFQSCGSINRVTILLDKFTGQPKGYAYVEFTEPSLVAQALVLNESVFKGRNIKVTPKRTNVPGMSRGRGRGGFRGGRGFGRGSFPRGGYRGGYRGRARGYTPY, encoded by the exons ATGTCGGACACGGCAAAGCCCGAGGAGtctccggccgccgcccccgagcGGGAGCCGGAGAccgacatcgccgccagcgaggag GAAGAGATCACGGCGATGAAGCGCCGCGTGGCGGAGATGGAagaggaggccaagaagctgcgcgagATGCAGGCGACGCTGGAGCAGCAGTcggccgacctcgccgatgaCAAGGAGTCGGTCGACGCGCGCAGCATCTTTGTCGGCAACGTCGACtactcggcctcgcccgaAGAGATCCAGGCGCACTTTCAGAGCTGCGGCTCCATCAACCGCGTCACCATCCTCCTCGACAAGTTCACCGGCCAGCCCAAGGG TTACGCCTACGTCGAGTTCACAGAGCCCAGCCTGGTCGCCCAGGCGCTGGTGCTCAACGAGAGCGTCTTCAAGGGCCGCAACATTAAGGTGACGCCGAAGCGGACCAACGTCCCGGGCATgagccgtggccgcggccgcggcggcttccgCGGCGGGAGAGGCTTCGGACGAGGGAGCTTCCCTCGGGGCGGCTACCGTGGCGGCTACCGGGGGCGTGCCCGTGGCTACACGCCTTACTAG
- a CDS encoding uncharacterized protein (TransMembrane:4 (i7-28o48-71i78-100o153-176i)~EggNog:ENOG503P9PD): MSGIPSVIIRFICHIPLGFLASNGFGMYNRMKGLGSIYDAVPGGQSFLQGARVIGGVGWPLFAYNFVCFALTGFLDGLALATIGLIDLVFTIVLVAGTAMEANFLPRTYGACKHASDWRDGPDGRNFFDEAVRGGRWVGFPRAEDLCHGMVQHWAFCIAVTIIYGISGCMNLAIGLREVHGAGRRFSSTWVARSIPPDFWVLRPLALTMRHCLPSLRFLHRYAGKLLARWRPVRTQPYEYRQLLGLRAGGDAGSAPGLPFKVTSFLAEELHFVELLSLVASTEQMAAMLLGTKDPARELEELRSFTCAGTDKSQCRICDAQVCSDCDTIVPLAKTQAARHLDMCRPCCAKCYYKSYCRRTPTSLRVKGRTHDASCELGREDGDVERSGRQELEDKSEEEGSVCRACAAMSAEGRRAALEARDTVAARRLARYPMLCGLCQWSLAPGEARWWICSVCRGECLSGVHPPWQEDC; encoded by the exons ATGAGCGGAATCCCATCAGTCATCATCCGATTCATCTGTCATATCCCGTTGGGGTTCCTCGCCAGCAATGGCTTCGGCATGTACAATAGGATGAAGGGCCTGGGCAGCATCTATGACGCTGTACCCGGCGGCCAAAGCTTCCTCCAAGGCGCGCGGGTCATTGGTGGTGTG GGCTGGCCCTTGTTTGCCTACAACTTTGTCTGCTTTGCCCTGACTGGCTTCCTCGACGGTCTGGCGCTGGCCACCATCGGCCTGATCGACCTCGTCTTcaccatcgtcctcgtcgcagGCACGGCCATGGAGGCCAACTTCCTCCCACGAACCTACGGAGCCTGCAAGCACGCGTCCGACTGGCGAGACGGGCCGGATGGGAGGAACTTTTTTGACGAAGCcgtgcgaggcgggcggtgggTTGGGTTCCCCAGGGCGGAGGACCTGTGCCATGGCATGGTGCAGCACTGGGCCTTTTGCATCGCCGTAAC GATCATCTACGGCATATCTGGCTGCATGAACTTGGCCATCGGGCTGCGCGAGGTTcacggcgcgggcaggcgcTTCTCGAGTACTTGGGTCGCACGATCTATACCCCCCGATTTCTGGGTCCTGCGGCCGTTGGCGTTGACTATGCGACACTGTCTCCCGAGCTTGCGGTTCCTCCACCGTTATGCTGGCAAGCTCCTCGCTCGGTGGAGGCCCGTGAGGACGCAGCCGTACGAGTACCGCCAGCTCCTAGGCCTCAGGGCTGGGGGCGACGCCGGGTCGGCGCCCGGCCTGCCCTTCAAGGTCACGTCGTttctcgccgaggagcttcACTTTGTCGAGCTGCTGAGCCTCGTCGCGTCGACGGAGCAaatggcggccatgctgctgggcaCCAAGGATCCGGCacgcgagctcgaggagctgcggtCGTTTACCTGCGCGGGGACGGACAAGTCGCAATGTCGCATCTGCGATGCACAAGTCTGCAGT GACTGCGACACGATCGTCCCCCTGGCGAaaacgcaggcggcgcggcatctCGACATGTGCCGGCCTTGCTGTGCCAAGTGCTATTACAAAAGCTACTGCCGGCGGACGCCGACGTCTTTGCGTGTCAAGGGGCGTACGCACGATGCGAGCTGCGAGCTTGGTCGCGAAGACGGAGATGTGGAAAGGTCCGGACGGCAGGAACTGGAGGACAAGtctgaggaggaggggagcgTATGCAGGGCGTGTGCGGCCATGTCCGCCGAGGGCAGGCGAGCGGCCTTGGAGGCGAGGGACActgtcgcggcgcggcgactggCGCGGTATCCGATGCTGTGCGGGCTGTGCCAGTGGTCGCTCGCACCGGGCGAGGCAAGGTGGTGGATATGCTCGGTATGCCGCGGAGAGTGTCTATCCGGCGTCCATCCACCGTGGCAGGAAGACTGTTGA
- a CDS encoding uncharacterized protein (COG:S~EggNog:ENOG503NZFV) yields MASTVLPSKLKSLHQASKTCLAHISTQNPILYKETFVHYASPSSGKEHDAHEAPSVPDDCVFKSLSLSAASLPTVAQCAVHLELLEVFYALRSQIISSTDLDDTFGLERHNRTVYRRKYDATRRKYVNAPVKLRDATWDSRRKEKWTWYLELAAGRFLAWAVSIDRAVSPSASQRFGTVDAPLPYLPPLDVLMVWHAYLLNPADFEEYCVDNSLRWLRRVPFPWSQIHAAMDSKDSSYTVSDKDRTWLTETVKLEADLFQYLRDAGIASGSVALLLKKEGSLRDMPNITAMSSLDGLTPREQSFVSVMQRASAKRRHVWVLVDNVERQASFVSKMHSQLWLRSPALEGTLQRAVTRYGIFLELFALHPKQMLVPTLDIDLAWHTHQLSAGWYRESMVERCGRFIDHDDKLPKSSLAPGMDRTAELYRAHTGREYSVCQCWDCEAIASALEACVLDDTLDGADVDVLARQVANDVQYYRAVEHARRRKVDPPNRRIAVLGPWKEVD; encoded by the exons ATGGCGTCCACCGTACTCCCGTCCAAACTCAAGAGCCTTCACCAAGCCAGCAAAACCTGCCTGGCGCACATCTCGACCCAAAACCCCATCTTGTACAAGGAGACCTTTGTCCACTACGCCAGCCCCAGCTCCGGCAAGGAGCACGACGCACACGAGGCGCCTTCCGTGCCCGATGATTGCGTCTTCAAATCGCTGTCCttgtcggccgcctccctTCCGACCGTCGCGCAATGCGCCGTGCACctggagctcctcgaggtaTTCTACGCGCTACGCTCCCAGATCATCTCCTCcaccgacctcgacgacaccttCGGGCTCGAGCGGCACAACCGGACCGTCTACCGCAGAAAGTACGACGCAACCAGGCGCAAGTATGTCAACGCGCCCGTGAAGCTCCGCGACGCGACCTGGGACTCGAGGAGGAAGGAAAAGTGGACGTGGTAcctcgagctggcggccgggcggTTCTTGGCCTGGGCTGTCTCTATCGACCGCGCCGTGTCTCCCAGCGCCTCGCAGCGCTTCGGAACGGTGGACGCGCCTCTCCCCTACTTGCCGCCGTTAG ACGTCCTCATGGTTTGGCATGCCTATCTCCTCAACCCGGCAGACTTTGAGGAGTACTGCGTGGACAACTCACTGAGGTGGTTACGAAGGGTGCCATTCCCGTGGTCTCAAATT CACGCTGCCATGGACTCCAAGGACTCGTCATACACCGTGTCCGATAAGGATCGGACATGGCTTACGGAGACCGTCAAGCTGGAGGCTGATCTCTTCCAGTATCTCCGCGATGCTGGTATCGCAAGCGGTTCCGTCGCGCTCCTGCTCAAAAAAGAGGGCAGCCTGCGAGACATGCCCAATATAACGGCCATGTCTTCCCTGGACGGACTGACGCCTCGAGAGCAGTCCTTTGTCAGTGTCATGCAGCGCGCGTCAGCGAAGAGACGGCATGTCTGGGTACTCGTCGATAACGTCGAGCGCCAGGCATCATTCGTGTCCAAGATGCACAGCCAGCTCTGGCTGCGCAGcccggcgctcgagggcacCCTTCAGCGGGCGGTCACGCGCTACGGGATCTTCCTCGAGCTCTTCGCCCTGCACCCCAAGCAGATGCTCGTCCCGACCCTGGACATTGACCTGGCGTGGCACACACACCAGCTGTCCGCCGGTTGGTATAGGGAATCCATGGTGGAGCGCTGCGGCCGCTTCATCGATCACGACGACAAGCTTCCCAAGTCGTCGCTGGCACCGGGCATGGACCGCACGGCCGAGCTTTACCGAGCGCACACGGGGCGTGAATACTCGGTGTGCCAGTGCTGGGACTGCGAGGCGATTGCTTCAGCGCTGGAGGCGTGCGTTTTGGACGACACGTTGGACGGCGCTGACGTGGATGTTCTGGCGAGGCAGGTGGCCAACGACGTGCAGTACTACCGCGCTGTTGAACACGCCCGGAGACGCAAGGTTGATCCTCCCAACCGGAGGATTGCTGTCCTGGGACCTTGGAAAGAGGTTGACTAG
- a CDS encoding uncharacterized protein (TransMembrane:4 (i7-28o48-71i78-100o153-176i)~EggNog:ENOG503P9PD), whose product MSGIPSVIIRFICHIPLGFLASNGFGMYNRMKGLGSIYDAVPGGQSFLQGARVIGGVGWPLFAYNFVCFALTGFLDGLALATIGLIDLVFTIVLVAGTAMEANFLPRTYGACKHASDWRDGPDGRNFFDEAVRGGRWVGFPRAEDLCHGMVQHWAFCIAVTIIYGISGCMNLAIGLREVHGAGRRFSSTWVARSIPPDFWVLRPLALTMRHCLPSLRFLHRYAGKLLARWRPVRTQPYEYRQLLGLRAGGDAGSAPGLPFKVTSFLAEELHFVELLSLVASTEQMAAMLLGTKDPARELEELRSFTCAGTDKSQCRICDAQVCSVCAPPFPPVFSSFLLWPVFI is encoded by the exons ATGAGCGGAATCCCATCAGTCATCATCCGATTCATCTGTCATATCCCGTTGGGGTTCCTCGCCAGCAATGGCTTCGGCATGTACAATAGGATGAAGGGCCTGGGCAGCATCTATGACGCTGTACCCGGCGGCCAAAGCTTCCTCCAAGGCGCGCGGGTCATTGGTGGTGTG GGCTGGCCCTTGTTTGCCTACAACTTTGTCTGCTTTGCCCTGACTGGCTTCCTCGACGGTCTGGCGCTGGCCACCATCGGCCTGATCGACCTCGTCTTcaccatcgtcctcgtcgcagGCACGGCCATGGAGGCCAACTTCCTCCCACGAACCTACGGAGCCTGCAAGCACGCGTCCGACTGGCGAGACGGGCCGGATGGGAGGAACTTTTTTGACGAAGCcgtgcgaggcgggcggtgggTTGGGTTCCCCAGGGCGGAGGACCTGTGCCATGGCATGGTGCAGCACTGGGCCTTTTGCATCGCCGTAAC GATCATCTACGGCATATCTGGCTGCATGAACTTGGCCATCGGGCTGCGCGAGGTTcacggcgcgggcaggcgcTTCTCGAGTACTTGGGTCGCACGATCTATACCCCCCGATTTCTGGGTCCTGCGGCCGTTGGCGTTGACTATGCGACACTGTCTCCCGAGCTTGCGGTTCCTCCACCGTTATGCTGGCAAGCTCCTCGCTCGGTGGAGGCCCGTGAGGACGCAGCCGTACGAGTACCGCCAGCTCCTAGGCCTCAGGGCTGGGGGCGACGCCGGGTCGGCGCCCGGCCTGCCCTTCAAGGTCACGTCGTttctcgccgaggagcttcACTTTGTCGAGCTGCTGAGCCTCGTCGCGTCGACGGAGCAaatggcggccatgctgctgggcaCCAAGGATCCGGCacgcgagctcgaggagctgcggtCGTTTACCTGCGCGGGGACGGACAAGTCGCAATGTCGCATCTGCGATGCACAAGTCTGCAGTGTTTGTGcacccccctttccccccgtgttttcttcttttctGTTATGGCCCGTTTTCATATGA
- the RSP5 gene encoding HECT-type E3 ubiquitin transferase (COG:H~EggNog:ENOG503NWRW) — translation MSARSEAGLPGKPNLRVTIIAADGLYKRDVFRFPDPFAVATINGEQTKTTTVSKRTLNPYWNESFDFRATEGSILAVQVFDQKKFKKKDQGFLGVINIRVGDVMPDLGADAEDQMLTRDLKKSTDNLVVHGKLIINLSCNLTTPARGGQASSSRPTLTAPGASSMSNLSAPVGDNRPGSAMSGQNAIANGAQVNLPHHPASASATPNPSAANGGSSRPTSQLSPFEDTQGRLPAGWERREDNLGRTYYVDHNTRTTSWNRPTAGGAAEQRGEREAATAVERQRHQNRTLPEDRTGTSSPTLQQQQQSNGQAGGGSPTTSNATPANASNATMMHTGATSPGTGELPPGWEQRWTPEGRPYFVDHNTRTTTWVDPRRQQYIRMYGGQNNANGQIQQQPVSQLGPLPSGWEMRLTNTARVYFVDHNTKTTTWDDPRLPSSLDQNVPQYKRDFRRKLIYFRSQPAMRILSGQCHIKVRRSHIFEDSFAEITRQSPTDLKKRLMIKFDGEDGLDYGGLSREFFFLLSHEMFNPFYCLFEYSAHDNYTLQINPHSGINPEHLNYFKFIGRVVGLAIFHRRFLDAFFIGALYKMVLGKAVALADMEGVDADFHRSLQWMLDNDISGGILEQTFSTEDERFGVLTTEDLIPNGRNIDVTNENKKEYVDLMVKWRIEKRIAEQFQAFKEGFQELIPQDLINVFDERELELLIGGIAEIDVDDWKKHTDYRGYTESDEVIQNFWTTVRSWDGEQKSRLLQFTTGTSRIPVNGFKDLQGSDGPRRFTIEKAGEVVNLPKAHTCFNRIDLPPYKNMETLQQKLTIAVEETMGFGQE, via the exons atgagcGCCCGTTCCGAGGCTGGGCTGCCCGG CAAGCCCAACCTTCGCGTAACGA tcatcgccgccgatggaCTATACAAGCGAGATGTTTTCC gctTCCCCGACCCgttcgccgtcgccaccatcaaTGGCGAGcagaccaagacgacgacggtcaGCAAGCGGACTCTGAACCCGTACTGGAACGAAAGCTTTGACTT CCGCGCCACCGAAGGCAGCATTCTGGCGGTGCAAGTCTTTGACCAGAAGAAGTTTAAGAAGAAGGACCAGGGCTTTCTCGGCGTCATCAATATTCGAGTCGGAGATGTCATGCcggacctcggcgccgatgcaGAGG ACCAGATGCTCACCCGAGACCTCAAAAAGTCGACCGACAatctcgtcgtccacggAAAGCTCATCATCAACCTCTCCTGCAACCTGACCACACCCGCCCGTGGTGGACAGgcctcgagcagccgccCGACCCTGACGGCACCTGGCGCCTCTAGCATGTCGAACCTCTCCGCGCCGGTGGGAGATAACAGACCCGGGTCCGCCATGTCCGGGCAGaacgccatcgccaatgGCGCCCAGGTCAACCTTCCCCATCATcctgccagcgccagcgctACTCCCAATCCTTCGGCTGCCAacggcggctcgtcgcgtcCCACAAGCCAGCTAAGTCCGTTCGAGGATACTCAGGGCCGCCTCCCGGCAGGGTGGGAGCGCCGCGAGGACAACCTCGGCCGGACGTATTACGTGGACCACAACACTCGTACCACGAGCTGGAACCGACCcactgccggcggcgccgcggagcagCGAGGAGAGCGAGAGGCTGCGACGGCCGTAGAACGACAGCGGCACCAGAACCGTACTTTGCCCGAAGATAGGACCGGCACCAGCTCGCCCactctgcagcagcagcagcagagcaaCGGgcaggctggtggtggcagccCGACCACGAGcaacgccacgcccgccaacgccaGCAACGCTACCATGATGCACACAGGCGCCACCAGCCCCGGCACTGGCGAGCTGCCTCCCGGCTGGGAGCAGCGCTGGACGCCCGAGGGACGGCCATACTTTGTGGACCACAACACCCGCACGACGACTTGGGTCGATCCTCGCCGTCAGCAGTACATCAGAATGTACGGGGGCCAGAACAACGCAAACGGGCAAATCCAACAGCAGCCCGTTTCGCAACTCGGGCCCCTTCCCAGTGGCTGGGAGATGCGGCTGACTAACACCGCCCGCGTCTACTTTGTAGACCACAacacgaagacgacgacctgGGACGATCCGCGCTTGCCGTCATCGCTCGACCAGAACGTGCCTCAGTATAAGCGTGACTTTAGACGCAAGCTTATCTACTTCCGGTCGCAGCCGGCCATGCGTATCCTCAGCGGACAGTGCCACATCAAGGTTCGGAGATCGCACATTTTCGAGGACTCGTTTGCCGAGATCACGCGCCAGTCGCCCACCGACCTCAAGAAGCGACTGATGATCAAGTTTGACGGTGAGGATGGCCTGGACTACGGGGGTCTGTCCCGCGAgttcttcttcctcctttCGCACGAGATGTTCAACCCATTCTACTGCCTGTTCGAGTACTCAGCCCACGACAACTACACACTTCAGATCAACCCCCACTCCGGCATCAATCCCGAGCATCTGAATTACTTCAAGTTTATTGGACGCGTCGTGGGCCTGGCCATCTTCCACAGGCGATTCCTCGACGCTTTCTTCATCGGTGCATTGTACAAGATGGTATTGGGCAAGGCCGTGGCGCTTGCCGACATGGAGGGTGTGGACGCCGACTTCCACCGCTCGCTGCAGTGGATGTTAGACAATGACATTTCTGGCGGCATCCTAGAGCAGACATTTTCGACCGAAGACGAGCGTTTTGGTGTCTTGACGACGGAGGATCTCATCCCCAACGGCCGAAACATTGATGTGACCAACGAGAACAAGAAGGAGTACGTGGACCTGATGGTCAAGTGGCGCATCGAGAAGCGAATCGCCGAGCAGTTCCAGGCGTTCAAGGAAGGTTTCCAGGAGCTGATCCCCCAGGACCTCATCAACGTCTTCGATGAGCGTGAGCTGGAGCTCCTCATTGGCGGCATTGCTGAGATCGACGTGGACGACTGGAAGAAGCACACGGACTACCGTGGCTATACTGAGTCGGACGAGGTGATTCAAAACTTCTGGACGACGGTCCGGTCGTGGGATGGGGAGCAAAAGTCTCGACTACTCCAGTTCACGACAGGCACCTCTCGTATTCCGGTCAACGGCTTCAAGGATCTCCAGGGTAGTGACGGCCCGAGACGCTTCACCATTGAAAAGGCGGGCGAAGTGGTCAATCTGCCCAAAGCACATACTTG TTTCAACCGAATCGATCTGCCTCCGTATAAGAACATGGAAACGCTGCAGCAGAAGCTGACGATAGCGGTGGAGGAGACGATGGGCTTTGGCCAGGAGTAG
- a CDS encoding uncharacterized protein (EggNog:ENOG503NVKG~COG:C) — translation MMLPSTRTAASMALRAKPATSLVPFRAAAAFTASSRRDASSLTPHGAGASALAKPRKEVPLPSEEGTKGVIQYALTSLDVIANWARQSSLWPMTFGLACCAVEMMHLSTPRYDQDRLGIIFRASPRQSDVMIVAGTLTNKMAPALRQVYDQMPDPRWVISMGSCANGGGYYHYSYSVVRGCDRIVPVDIYVPGCPPTSEALMYGIFQLQRKMRNTKITRMWYRR, via the exons ATGATGCttccgtcgacgaggacagcgGCCTCAATGGCCCTGCGAG CCAAGCCCGCAACTTCCCTCGTCCCCttccgagccgccgccgcctttaCCGCCAGCTCCCGCCGCGATGCGAGCTCATTGACtccccacggcgccggcgcctccgcaCTCGCCAAGCCGCGCAAGGAGGTCCCTCTGCCGAGCGAGGAGGGCACCAAGGGCGTCATCCAATATGCGCT CACCTCGCTCGATGTCATCGCCAATTGGGCGCGCCAGTCCTCCCTCTGGCCCATGACCTTCGGCctcgcctgctgcgccgtggAGATGATGCACCTCTCCACGCCCCGGTACGACCAGGACCGCCTCGGCATCATTTTCCGAGCCTCCCCCCGCCAGTCGGACGTGAtgatcgtcgccggcacccTCACCAACAAGATGGCCCCCGCCCTGCGCCAGGTCTACGACCAGATGCCCGACCCCCGCTGGGTCATCTCCATGGGTAGctgcgccaacggcggcggctactaCCACTACAGCTACAGCGTCGTCCGCGGCTGCGACCGCATCGTCCCCGTCGACATCTACGTCCCCGGCTGCCCCCCCACCAGCGAGGCCCTCATGTACGGCATCTtccagctgcagcgcaaGATGCGCAACACCAAGATTACCCGCATGTGGTACAGGCGGTAA
- a CDS encoding uncharacterized protein (EggNog:ENOG503P7FV), with protein MSSRLKVVRIANKLLAPSPSSITPSSPNLPWTPLGGASREHLFHELEALYWDGVASELENIVRALHAWHHAQQQPDLADVTVEDEDDDKVYGFDTFLDQVSGEARERVIREFHARAESSRYGFDPPTVYEAALSDVIRERKAELVSTHLKASVRKALEADTPTLSRPQQRAWMLLQAAGLLDIDKLIEHRPPPDGLRYTKRPAVPQLAPAKFDKDWVPKFAPLRCSRPNCKAPICGSMYKSQGKEGEPSTICEDCYWRFHHGRPSSSSYVKSYKHCVLLESVSPETSRSICLCRDVAHLDAGGKPVSLFPVGRTAQHVDVAGPGTPQCGLLKLGEAVASAKYRGLEELAGQKGVKVLKEEEKQKRRSYKTGIDAARFEALLQEGPTDPGNDNDVSSFIRQFADPNPFGHVHMSLRVGPLVVENGVAHTKGGARISLRELPVFHERACQRADRVLLVDGTPNKGLWKSKQPATQPKRYKAIMKQVVGLPFSGMLPHDAELEIVKDLLDASESMNDRPDTKEKDGGASHIQAAMEKLKAIIGSRARTYLRHVADVLTSPSTNLTWSPKQNNCLTFCNKIVDTDLFRPLVGGEHHTDDKTTQPLYLLSFVCPESGYLKPSVRTKHDVPSGLTEDYLRRFYFGRHHDGVDMLDSLQEYWYDWGAFGGPLFRNLDMFPWDCTEAYGRCPTKCGDCNLAKHLWAFPFDSWSATALHLARGPDMYAPPAAAAAAVEPLPSASGPSADANESWARNRLYVLAASSKLYRGAVAMARTPLFCRTTAWLHKTNEGLLEMRPSLARVRMGGIHRAQPFSHDFDTGTHADFFLAPWALLPRDEQIADYKKLRDARAALADVDSDAASARLVQQPFRKATKAARDFGGFGGNRSGVVPPYSTYSSHTTTTTNNAQIIWIADAGFTPDACDAERGTGACAGDAAGSSEK; from the exons ATGTCGTCGCGGCTCAAGGTCGtccgcatcgccaacaagctcctcgccccgtccccgtccagcatcacgccctcctcgcccaaCCTCCCGTGGAcgcccctcggcggcgcctcgcgcgAGCATCTCTTccacgagctcgaggcgctctACTGGGACGGCGTGGCTTCCGAGCTCGAAAACATCGTGCGCGCGCTCCACGCCTGGCACcatgcgcagcagcagccagactTGGCGGACGTgacggtcgaggacgaggacgacgacaaggtaTACGGCTTCGACACCTTTCTGGACCAGGTCAGTGGGGAGGCAAGGGAGAGAGTCATTCGCGAGT TTCACGCTCGAGCAGAGAGCAGTCGCTATGGTTTCGACCCTCCGACCGTGTATGAGGCTGCGCTCAGCGACGTGATTcgcgagcgcaaggccgaaCTCGTCAGCACGCATCTCAAGGCGTCTGTGAGAAAGGCACTGGAAG CGGACACGCCCACGCTGAGCAGACCGCAACAACGTGCGTGGATGCTCCTCCAAGCAGCGG GCCTCCTTGACATTGACAAGCTTATTGAGCATCGTCCGCCCCCCGATGGGTTGCGCTACACAAAGAGGCCCGCCGTGCCTCAGT TGGCGCCGGCCAAGTTTGACAAAGATTGGGTTCCCAAGTTTGCACCTCTTCGCTGCTCAAGACCCAACTGCAAAGCCCCCATCTGCGGTAGTATGTATAAGTCTCAAGGTAAAGAGGGCGAACCGTCAACCATCTGCGAAGACTGCTACTGGCGGTTCCACCACGGGCgcccctcctcatcctcctaTGTCAAGTCCTACAAGCACTGCGTCCTGCTCGAGTCCGTCTCCCCCGAAACGAGCAGGAGCATCTGCCTCTGCAGGGACGTGGcccacctcgacgccggcggcaagcccgTGAGCCTGTTCCCCGTGGGCAGGACAGCGcagcacgtcgacgtcgcagGCCCCGGGACGCCACAGTGCGGACTGctcaagctcggcgaggccgtggcgtcgGCCAAGTACAGAGGGCTGGAGGAGCTTGCTGGCCAAAAGGGCGTCAAGGTGCTcaaagaggaggagaagcaaAAGAGGCGCAGCTACAAGACGGGCATCGATGCCGCCAGATTCGAAGCCCTGCTCCAGGAGGGGCCCACGGACCCAggcaacgacaacgacgtgTCGTCGTTTATCAGACAGTTCGCAGACCCAAATCCGTTTGGCCATGTGCACATGTCTCTCCGGGTCGGGCCCTTGGTCGTCGAGAACGGGGTGGCGCA CACGAAAGGAGGCGCGCGCATCAGTCTTCGTGAGCTTCCCGTCTTTCATGAAAGGGCATGCCAGCGGGCGGATCgcgtgctcctcgtcgacgggacGCCGAACAAGGGGCTCTGGAAGAGCAAGCAGCCTGCCACGCAGCCTAAACGATACAAAGCCATCATGAAGCAGGTGGTCGGCCTTCCGTTTAGCGGCATGTTACCACACGATGCCGAGCTAGAAATTGTCAAGGACCTGCTGGATGCGAGCGAGTCCATGAATGACCGGCCAGACACCAAAGAAAAGGACGGCGGAGCGTCCCACATTCAGGCCGCCATGGAGAAGCTCAAAGCCATCATCGGCAGTCGAGCGAGGACATACCTGCGGCACGTTGCAGACGTGCTAACAAGCCCATCCACCAATCTCACATGGAGCCCCAAGCAAAATAACTGCCTCACATTCTGCAACAAAATCGTCGACACGGACCTCTTCAGACCGCTCGTCGGGGGCGAGCACCACACCGATGACAAGACGACCCAGCCGCTGTACCTCTTGAGCTTCGTCTGCCCAGAGAGCGGGTACCTCAAGCCCAGCGTCAGGACAAAGCACGACGTGCCGAGCGGCCTGACGGAAGACTACCTGCGGCGCTTCTACTTTGGGcgccaccacgacggcgtcgacatgcTCGACTCCCTCCAGGAGTACTGGTACGACTGGGGCGCGTTCGGCGGGCCGCTGTTCCGCAACCTGGACATGTTCCCCTGGGACTGCACCGAGGCGTACGGCAGGTGCCCGACCAAGTGCGGCGACTGCAACCTGGCCAAGCATCTCTGGGCGTTCCCCTTTGACtcgtggtcggcgacggcgctgcacCTCGCGCGCGGGCCAGACATGTACGcaccaccggcggcggcggcggcggcggtcgagccGCTCCCGTCAGCCAGCGGGCcgtccgccgacgccaacgagTCCTGGGCACGCAACCGGCTGTACGTcctggccgcgtcgtcgaagcTGTACcgcggtgccgtcgccatggcacgcacgccgcTCTTCTGTCGGACCACGGCCTGGCTTCACAAGACCAACGAGGGGCTTCTCGAAATGCGTCCCTCCCTGGCGAGGGTACGCATGGGCGGCATCCATCGCGCCCAGCCGTTCAGCCACGACTTCGACACGGGGACGCACGCAGACTTCTTCCTCGCGCCGTGGGCGCTGCTCCCGCGCGACGAGCAAATCGCCGACTACAagaagctgcgcgacgcgCGGGCCGCGCTGGCAGATGTGgacagcgacgccgcgaGCGCACGCTTGGTGCAGCAGCCGTTCCGGAaggcgacgaaggcggcgcgggacTTTGGCGGGTTTGGCGGGAACCGCTCGGGCGTGGTGCCCCCGTACAGTACCTACAGCTCccacacgacgacgacgacgaacaaCGCCCAGATTATATGGATTGCGGACGCGGGCTTCACCCCGGACGCGTGCGACGCGGAGAGAGGCACGGGGGCGTGcgcgggcgatgcggcggggAGCTC CGAGAAATGA